One part of the Phragmites australis chromosome 3, lpPhrAust1.1, whole genome shotgun sequence genome encodes these proteins:
- the LOC133911361 gene encoding UPF0548 protein At2g17695-like, with translation MAWGGLFLSLGRPSQEQQKSCLAAAGDFNYDTALRGASRPKPAATLTSGAAETSDKALVERGFFVNRSHVLIGSGADTFLHAKSALLSWRHVALGWANVEPETQVKVGTRFCICYKELIPWVMLPLQVAYVTDGNGNSNGRSKGGMFAFGSGTLRGHLLAGEERFSVQLDEEDRVWYEVFSFSKPAHILSTLCYPYVQLRQKHFAQQSGQALLKHVATAQANHH, from the exons ATGGCATGGGGAGgtctcttcttgagcttgggtcGCCCCTCACAGGAGCAGCAAAAGTCGTGCCTTGCAGCTGCTGGTGACTTCAACTACGACACAGCTCTCCGTGGTGCCTCACGCCCAAAACCAGCAGCTACCTTAACCTCTGGAGCTGCTGAAACAAGCGACAAAGCACTCGTCGAGCGGGGCTTCTTTGTGAACCGCTCGCATGTATTGATCGGCTCTGGTGCTGATACATTCCTCCACGCCAAATCTGCCCTTCTCTCGTGGAG GCACGTAGCACTAGGTTGGGCTAATGTTGAACCGGAGACGCAGGTGAAGGTCGGAACGAGGTTCTGCATCTGTTACAAGGAGCTGATCCCCTGGGTGATGCTGCCGCTCCAGGTTGCCTATGTGACCGATGGCAATGGCAACTCCAATGGCCGGTCCAAGGGGGGCATGTTTGCGTTCGGCAGCGGCACCCTGCGAGGCCACCTGCTG GCTGGGGAGGAGAGGTTTTCGGTGCAGCTGGACGAAGAAGATCGCGTGTGGTACGAGGTGTTCTCCTTCTCCAAGCCGGCTCACATCCTGTCAACTCTGTGCTACCCGTATGTGCAGCTGAGGCAGAAGCACTTCGCGCAGCAGTCAGGGCAGGCGCTCCTGAAACATGTGGCTACTGCTCAAGCAAACCACCACTAG
- the LOC133910852 gene encoding uncharacterized protein LOC133910852: protein MEGDVRAKSRACAGETSSVAASTHWAARRRQVCDQMVLTTLDLDRRDRESELIALARLHAVSMLDASFLRAADDREEVGGRRALSPERALVRQIAREWTAAPRGAARVRGEEWLGETERQRVRSVRERVRMASQGVPDQRRARDREGELPRLRERQARVDVVTRMAMERQRELQELSEHRAVSAFAHRGRIQSLLRGRFFRSGRPMNDERPLSMASRELGQLRQSQPVSRLREEVRFRTENVTRDQSNSGALSTQNSSANNEHDIVASQVVTDDNHHIENANRDYEIQTHQPMEDEAVRVENTVPDGNDVLQNNFAQEQIHQYEEYSESGSSGQNSEQFGSASSTASSSSMQQEDETYGQQTDLEWSRGISGTENAHDSALLHRDGEWHVIDYQEGEPQWQSGQSFTSTRNVSRFSPPDDDVYGVELRELLSRRSVSNLLSSGFRVSLDQLIQSYVQRQEHDPHDWDFEGQRPTVGLLNDDPTEHRIDEPNQAESDTALQLSSVLPGQTLFPQQQQWQIELPRHNWSQQTMHRSEFDWDAIHVLRDELTGVQRGMASMQQMIEACMEMQIELQRSIKQEVSGALNRSSTMRDEETLEDGSQWKLARKGTCCICCDKQIDSLLYRCGHMCTCSKCASELLHGVGKCPLCRAPIVEVIRAYCIM from the exons ATGGAAGGCGACGTCCGCGCCAAGAGCCGGGCTTGTGCCGGCGAGACGTCCTCCGTGGCTGCGTCCACCCACTGGGCCGCGCGGCGCCGCCAAGTGTGCGACCAGATGGTGCTCACAACGCTCGACCTCGACCGCCGCGACCGCGAGTCCGAGCTCATCGCGCTCGCGCGACTCCACGCCGTATCCATGCTCGACGCCTCCTTCCTCCGCGCCGCAGACGACCGTGAGGAAGTAGGCGGCCGCCGTGCGCTGTCGCCGGAGCGCGCGCTCGTGCGGCAGATCGCGAGGGAGTGGACGGCAGCCCcacgcggcgcggcgcgggtgCGGGGCGAGGAGTGGCTGGGCGAGACCGAGCGCCAGCGGGTGCGCTCCGTGCGGGAGCGCGTCCGCATGGCCAGCCAGGGCGTCCCAGACCAAAGACGCGCGCGCGATCGCGAGGGCGAGCTGCCTAGGCTGCGCGAACGGCAGGCGCGTGTCGACGTCGTCACGCGCATGGCCATGGAGCGACAGCGCGAGCTGCAGGAACTCTCCGAGCACCGCGCCGTCTCCGCCTTCGCTCACCGCGGCCGCATTCAG TCTTTACTCCGAGGTAGATTCTTTCGTAGTGGAAGGCCAATGAACGATGAGCGACCACTTTCCATGGCATCCAGAGAATTAGGACAGCTTAGACAGAGTCAGCCTGTCTCTAGATTGAG GGAAGAAGTTCGCTTTCGAACAGAAAATGTCACCAGGGATCAATCAAATTCAGGGGCATTATCTACTCAAAACAGTTCTGCCAATAATGAGCACGATATTGTAGCATCTCAGGTTGTAACTGATGATAACCATCATATAGAGAATGCAAATCGTGATTATGAAATCCAGACACATCAACCAATGGAAGATGAAGCTGTACGTGTCGAAAACACTGTACCTGATGGTAATGATGTTCTGCAAAATAATTTTGCTCAAGAACAAATACACCAATATGAAGAGTATTCAGAATCAGGATCCTCAGGACAGAACAGTGAGCAATTTGGTTCTGCCTCTTCTACTGCATCTAGCAGCAGCATGCAACAAGAAGACGAAACTTATGGACAACAAACTGATTTGGAATGGTCAAGGGGTATATCTGGTACTGAGAATGCACATGACAGCGCCTTACTACATAGAGATGGAGAATGGCATGTTATTGACTATCAAGAAGGTGAACCACAGTGGCAGTCAGGTCAAAGTTTCACTTCTACCAGAAACGTTAGTAGGTTTAGTCCACCGGATGATGATGTCTATGGAGTTGAGCTCAGAGAACTCTTAAGCAG GCGTAGTGTCTCAAATCTTCTTAGCAGCGGCTTCCGTGTAAGTCTGGACCAGCTCATTCAATCTTATGTTCAAAGGCAAGAACATGATCCTCATGATTGGGATTTCGAAGGGCAGAGACCAACCGTTGGTTTACTCAACGACGATCCTACTGAACACAGGATCGACGAACCGAATCAGGCTGAGAGTGACACCGCACTCCAGCTTTCAAGTGTGTTACCGGGCCAAACACTTTTCCCACAGCAGCAGCAATGGCAGATTGAATTGCCTCGTCATAACTGGAGTCAACAAACCATGCATCGCTCTGAATTT GACTGGGATGCCATCCATGTTTTGCGAGATGAGTTGACTGGGGTACAGAGAGGAATGGCCAGCATGCAGCAGATGATCGAAGCATGCATGGAGATGCAGATAGAGTTGCAGCGCTCCATCAAACAAGAAGTTTCTGGTGCTCTAAACCGCTCTTCAACCATGCGTG ATGAAGAGACGTTAGAGGATGGATCACAGTGGAAGCTAGCAAGGAAAGGAACCTGCTGCATCTGCTGTGACAAGCAGATTGACTCGCTTCTTTACAG ATGTGGGCACATGTGCACATGCTCAAAGTGCGCAAGCGAGTTGCTCCACGGGGTCGGCAAATGCCCGCTGTGCCGTGCGCCTATTGTTGAGGTGATCCGAGCTTACTGCATAATGTAA
- the LOC133911359 gene encoding uncharacterized protein LOC133911359: protein MFKLHRHRSSDRVGERFDFRFSNFRAVQVPAVSDRLFLSIVSVDTGKTIAKSSKVASRIGICQWPDTILEPIWFSKDEVSKEFEECQYKIVVSVGSIKTGILGEIFLNLANFLNLVDPTAISLPLKRCNSGTVLQLKVQCLGTKSKLSGVRSWKDMSPHLEDHSPTNDDVDNRSDGSDNMFNRGVRSSSENHLAGTTYQDEPGNRETSFSASGSHRSSNSGDSTVDRTNFSPRDNPNGGVYVGRQDSASSYVSYVSAGRGDDGFRSNNSSFSSRASGLNVLQGSTPKAFANGLGQLSIGASESSKDLLEAAEETIEELRDEAKMWERHSRKLKADLEMLKKECSEKSKQQAELAVELSAAQAERDSYRHEIEELKSSLQDINTRQTITGTSKRTDWIDVQKELEDEVKFLKESNANLTVQLNKTQEANIELVSILQELEETIEEQRVEISKSSKVKEIDDPENGFLGKEDTLWTRKLSVKEDEITMLREKLDRVLNIENAGGAGSNGVYLELEKENEMLRAKIQELEKDCSELTDENLELIYKLKESGLPKGQVPRISNNNELQFKKLTSRIHQLEEELRKKEMLQNGSFAEASMSNADELQRKCADLELKLLNFRSQTCELEEKFRKSQEDLAQRNFELAELRKKIDSFHPTELEVGESGDTRKYQYRRADLEDTEPETDVLKARFELQQQENDNLRRSKVEMENFISEIQAEKNQLEERLSASLKESIITSKCLDEVRQDILVLSTSIDAHVSANKVLEKKIIELESCKSELELHISELEQENIELSERISGLEAQLTYLTNEKESSELQMHDSRSLIINLKDKVERQQSEMETQRLEFKQKQQEAQRRLSEAQDDSEVLRRSNSKLQSTIESLIEECSSLQNLTADLKKQKLELHGHLTQKEQELDESKKRNFDFSKTVEFLEAKFSSLQKEFSSKEQSLLSELESIFQEHMEQEERINHAHFLLNKIKNEKTLEVENLERQVISLTAHVPSTHEEQENATLDAIREVSVLRADKAKLESNLQDVSAQLRHYESQLEELRKESKSKIKGLVDSLNASKQSEEMLTADAEHMKKLMEAAKSNEDMLRKTSNELELKLKSSDYEKQQMLEEVSGLKLQVQKIMNLQDEVFKLQSSLDESKFEKGKLEELLRSMTEECEELKAQKAMLTDKISDMQETLKNGEEERRSRIAMQAKLVRLESNLSASEASHVHEAELKNELSRIKRSNSEYQRKIQSLEQENEDLTRRIQLMEMGFEQMSHIKEENLGKQEIGGGDQAAIESKIQLLETKLAEALEENKMYRAQQKSPMPEGQSAGGDVKEGNANRILQLEGELRDMKERLLNMSLQYAEVEAQRERLVMELKAAKKGGRWF from the exons ATGTTCAAGCTGCACCGCCACCGGTCGTCGGACCGGGTCGGCGAGCGCTTCGACTTCAGGTTCTCAAACTTCCGCGCCGTCCAG GTTCCTGCAGTATCAGATAGGCTCTTCCTTTCAATAGTCTCAGTGGATACTGGAAAAACAATCGCTAAGTCCAGTAAAGTAGCTTCTCGAATTGGAATATGCCAATGGCCTGACACCATACTGGAACCAATATGGTTTTCCAAGGATGAAGTCTCAAAAGAATTTGAAGAGTGCCAGTACAAGATTGTTGTTTCTGTG GGATCAATAAAAACTGGTATCCTTGGGGAGATTTTCCTAAATCTGGCTAATTTTCTCAATTTAGTGGATCCAACTGCTATCTCTTTGCCACTGAAGAGATGCAACTCTGGAACAGTTTTACAG CTTAAGGTTCAATGTCTTGGCACAAAGTCTAAGTTGAG TGGTGTGAGATCGTGGAAGGACATGTCTCCTCATCTTGAGGACCATAGTCCAACCAACGATGATGTGGACAACAGGTCAGATGGCTCTGATAACATGTTCAACAGAGGTGTTCGTTCTTCATCAGAAAATCATTTAGCCGGAACTACTTATCAGGATGAACCTGGAAACCGG GAAACGAGTTTCTCAGCGTCAGGGTCCCACCGGAGTTCTAATTCTGGAGATAGTACTGTGGATAGAACAAACTTCTCTCCTAGAGACAACCCTAATGGAGGAGTTTATGTGGGAAGGCAGGATTCTGCTAGTTCCTACGTTAGTTATGTTAGTGCTGGCCGCGGTGATGATGGATTTAGATCCAACAATTCATCTTTCAGTTCTCGGGCTTCAGGTCTAAATGTGCTGCAAGGGAGTACTCCAAAAGCGTTTGCAAATGGCCTTGGTCAGTTATCGATAGGGGCATCTGAGTCATCTAAAGATCTTCttgaagctgctgaagaaacaaTCGAGGAACTCCGTGATGAGGCAAAAATGTGGGAACGACATTCTCGCAAGTTGAAGGCTGATCTAGAGATGCTGAAGAAGGAATGTTCTGAGAAATCAAAGCAACAGGCTGAGCTAGCAGTTGAACTGTCTGCTGCACAAGCTGAACGGGACTCCTATAGGCATGAAATTGAAGAATTGAAGTCATCCCTACAAGATATAAACACACGACAAACAATTACAGGAACCTCTAAACGCACAGACTGGATAGACGTGCAGAAGGAACTTGAAGATGAGGTGAAATTTCTGAAAGAATCAAATGCAAACTTAACCGTACAACTAAACAAGACTCAAGAGGCAAATATAGAGCTTGTTTCTATTCTTCAGGAACTGGAGGAGACCATAGAAGAACAGAGAGTAGAAATATCTAAGAGTTCTAAGGTCAAGGAGATTGATGATCCTGAAAATGGATTTTTAGGCAAAGAAGACACATTGTGGACTAGGAAACTGTCAGTGAAAGAGGATGAAATCACAATGCTGAGGGAGAAATTGGATCGTGTTCTTAACATTGAAAATGCAGGTGGTGCAGGTTCCAATGGTGTTTATCTTGAattagagaaagaaaatgaaatgttAAGGGCTAAAATACAAGAGCTTGAGAAGGACTGTTCTGAACTAACAGATGAAAATTTGGAGCTTATATATAAGCTGAAAGAAAGTGGGCTGCCAAAAGGGCAGGTTCCTCGTATTTCGAACAACAATGAGCTGCAATTTAAAAAACTTACATCACGGATACATCAACTGGAGGAGGAACTTAGGAAAAAGGAAATGTTACAAAATGGCAGTTTCGCTGAGGCATCAATGTCTAATGCAGATGAATTACAGAGAAAATGTGCTGACCTTGAGCTGAAGCTGCTAAATTTTAGGTCTCAAACCTGTGAGCTAGAAGAAAAGTTCCGCAAGAGCCAAGAAGATCTGGCACAAAGAAATTTTGAGTTAGCTGAGCTGAGAAAGAAGATTGACAGTTTCCATCCTACAGAACTGGAAGTtggcgaatctggtgatacaaGAAAGTACCAATATAGAAGAGCAGATCTAGAGGATACTGAACCTGAGACAGATGTGCTGAAGGCTAGGTTTGAACTACAACAACAGGAAAATGATAACCTGCGACGTTCCAAAGTTGAAATGGAAAATTTTATTTCTGAAATTCAGGCAGAGAAGAATCAACTTGAGGAACGCCTGTCCGCGTCACTTAAAGAAAGCATCATCACTTCTAAATGCTTGGATGAAGTGCGGCAAGATATCCTTGTGCTTTCCACCAGTATAGATGCCCATGTTTCGGCCAATAAGGTTCTTGAGAAAAAGATAATTGAGCTAGAGAGCTGCAAATCTGAACTAGAGTTGCATATATCGGAGCTGGAACAGGAAAACATAGAGTTGTCGGAACGGATATCGGGACTGGAAGCTCAATTGACTTACCTGACAAATGAAAAGGAGTCCAGCGAGCTGCAGATGCATGACTCCAGATCACTTATCATCAATCTCAAAGATAAAGTAGAGCGGCAGCAATCCGAGATGGAAACTCAAAGGCTTGAATTTAAGCAGAAACAACAAGAAGCTCAAAGAAGATTGTCAGAAGCACAGGATGATTCTGAAGTTCTGAGAAGATCTAATTCTAAACTACAGTCTACGATTGAGAGCCTTATTGAAGAGTGCAGTTCTCTTCAGAATCTAACTGCTGATCTGAAGAAGCAGAAGTTGGAATTGCATGGTCATCTTACGCAAAAAGAGCAGGAACTGGACGAGTCGAAAAAAAGGAACTTTGATTTTAGTAAAACAGTGGAATTCCTTGAGGCAAAGTTTTCTTCACTACAGAAGGAGTTTTCTTCTAAAGAGCAATCTTTATTGTCAGAACTGGAGAGTATATTCCAGGAGCACAtggaacaagaagaaagaataAATCACGCACATTTCTTGCTAAATAAGATCAAGAATGAAAAGACTCTTGAAGTAGAGAATCTTGAGAGGCAGGTCATCAGCCTCACTGCACATGTCCCCTCCACACACGAGGAGCAAGAAAATGCCACACTGGATGCTATTCGAGAGGTATCTGTCCTGCGAGCAGACAAGGCTAAACTTGAGTCCAATCTCCAAGATGTCAGTGCGCAATTGAGACATTATGAGTCTCAATTGGAAGAGCTTCGTAAGGAGTCTAAAAGTAAAATTAAAGGGTTGGTTGATTCCCTTAATGCCTCCAAACAGAGTGAGGAGATGTTGACAGCAGATGCTGAACATATGAAAAAGTTGATGGAAGCTGCTAAATCTAACGAAGATATGTTAAGGAAGACTTCTAATGAACTAGAATTGAAGCTTAAATCCAGTGATTATGAGAAGCAGCAAATGCTGGAAGAAGTATCTGGTCTGAAACTGCAGGTCCAGAAAATAATGAATCTTCAAGATGAAGTTTTCAAACTTCAGAGTTCTCTTGATGAGTCTAAGTTCGAAAAAGGAAAATTGGAGGAGCTTCTGCGTTCGATGACTGAGGAATGCGAAGAACTAAAAGCACAGAAGGCTATGCTAACAGATAAAATTTCCGACATGCAGGAGACTTTGAAAAAtggtgaagaagaaagacgaaGCAGAATAGCTATGCAGGCAAAGCTCGTGAGGTTGGAGAGTAATCTATCAGCATCGGAAGCATCACATGTACATGAAGCAGAACTAAAGAACGAACTTAGTAGGATCAAGAGATCAAATAGCGAGTACCAGAGGAAGATACAATCTCTCGAGCAGGAAAATGAGGATCTTACCAGGAGAATTCAACTTATGGAAATGGGGTTCGAGCAAATGTCCCACATTAAAGAAGAGAACCTTGGAAAGCAG GAGATTGGAGGAGGTGATCAGGCAGCCATTGAGTCAAAAATTCAATTACTGGAAACTAAGCTTGCAGAAGCATTGGAGGAAAATAAGATGTACAGGGCTCAACAAAAAAG TCCTATGCCCGAGGGTCAATCTGCTGGTGGAGATGTCAAGGAGGGTAATGCCAACAGGATTTTGCAACTTGAAGGGGAACTAAGAGATATGAAGGAACGGTTACTCAACATGAGCTTGCAGTATGCAGAGGTAGAGGCTCAGAGGGAACGATTAGTGATGGAGCTTAAAGCTGCCAAAAAAGGAGGGCGATGGTTTTAG